The Arachis duranensis cultivar V14167 unplaced genomic scaffold, aradu.V14167.gnm2.J7QH unplaced_Scaffold_105141, whole genome shotgun sequence genome contains the following window.
AATAAGTGAAATTGAACCAGGAAGCAAAAAGTTGGACCTaaagttagcctcaaacttttgcacaaacttttgggtgaaaggttagcctcaaagttagacccctaacttttgggctaacgttagAACTTGAAAATCACTCCCTGGGCACctaaagtttgcgccaacgttagacccctaacttttgggctaacgttagAACTTGAAAATCACTCNNNNNNNNNNNNNNNNNNNNNNNNNNNNNNNNNNNNNNNNNNNNNNNNNNNNNNNNNNNNNNNNNNNNNNNNNNNNNNNNNNNNNNNNNNNNNNNNNNNNNNNNNNNNNNNNNNNNNNNNNNNNNNNNNNNNNNNNNNNNNNNNNNNNNNNNNNNNNNNNNNNNNNNNNNNNNNNNNNNNNNNNNNNNNNNNNNNNNNNNNNNNNNNNNNNNNNNNNNNNNNNNNNNNNNNNNNNNNNNNNNNNNNNNNNNNNNNNNNNNNNNNNNNNNNNNNNNNNNNNNNNNNNNNNNNNNNNNNNNNNNNNNNNNNNNNNNNNNNNNNNNNNNNNNNNNNNNNNNNNNNNNNNNNNNNNNNNNNNNNNNNNNNNNNNNNNNNNNNNNNNNNNNNNNNNNNNNNNNNNNNNNNNNNNNNNNNNNNNNNNNNNNNNNNNNNNNNNNNNNNNNNNNNNNNNNNNNNNNNNNNNNNNNNNNNNNNNNNNNNNNNNNNNNNNNNNNNNNNNNNNNNNNNNNNNNNNNNNNNNNNNNNNNNNNNNNNNNNNNNNNNNNNNNNNNNNNNNNNNNNNNNNNNNNNNNNNNNNNNNNNNNNNNNNNNNNNNNNNNNNNNNNNNNNNNNNNNNNNNNNNNNNNNNNNNNNNNNNNNNNNNNNNNNNNNNNNNNNNNNNNNNNNNNNNNNNNNNNNNNNNNNNNNNNNNNNNNNNNNNNNNNNNNNNNNNNNNNNNNNNNNNNNNNNNNNNNNNNNNNNNNNNNATTTAATtcttgctctctttaatttcatgcaatctacacattccctttactttcagtgcaatttaaattctgcaaatcacaaatcactcaaccaaatcttgattcgcttgactaaatcaaccactaaactaaaattgctcaatccttcaatccctgtgggatcgacctcactcccgtgagtttttattacttgacgcgacccggtgcacttgccggtgagttttgtgtcggatcgttttccgcacatcaagtttttggcgccgttgccggggattgattagattgataatgattaagtgaggtggtagtttagatcaagcactttttcttaatttttgattaacccactaactgtttgattttttgcttaaactaactaaaacttcaatCCAACAGTAGATTGAAGTATCACTGGTTTGTGCGTTTCTTATGTTATgcttgtatgtcaggtacaagaAGAAACACACTAAATTTTCATGAACAAGACGAAAGAACTCTCAGGAGGTTAAGAAGAGCTAAAAGAGGGAAAAATATTGTTGGAGAAGAGGAATCAGACGAAGAATTTCAAGAGATGGAGGAACATTCAACGAATCCACCAGGTGGAGCAGACAACAACAATGACAACCCACCCCAGAGGAGAGTTTTGGCCTCCTATACCTTTGCAAATCCTAGACATTGTGGAAGCAGCATTTTGGCtccaaatgtcaatgcaaacaattttgaacttaagccacaactcatcactttggttcagaacaattgctcttTTGGTGGAGGATCACTTGAAGACCCGCACCAACACTtatccaccttcttgaggatatgtaacactgtcaaaactaatggtgtgcctcctgacagtTACAAACTGATGctattcccattctctctcagggacAAGACCACTCAATGGTTGGAATCGTTTCCAAGGGACAGCATCAACAACTGGGATGATTTGGTAACCAAGTTCCTTGCCAAGTTTTATCCACCTCAGAGGATTATAAGGTTGAAGGCTGAGGTACAAACATTTACACAAATGGAGGCTGAACCCAtttatgaggcatgggagaggtacaagGCTCTAGTCAGAAAATGCCCCCCTGCCATGTTTAATGAATGGGAGAAGctgcaaaacttctatgaaggcttaacaCTGAAGTCCCAGGAATCTTTggatcactcagctggaggttccttgcaactcatgaaaactgcagaggaggctcaagaactcattgatatggtggctaacaaccaatatttctttgctcatcaaagaagccgccaaccatcacaaagaagaggagtaatggagctagaaggagtggattcaatcctggctcaaaacaaattaatgcagcagcaaattcaacaacaatttgagcaaatgaccaagaggattgatggcctccaagttgcagcagttaacactagccaaccatcaaccacatgggggcaaaatgaagaaattcaagaggagcaacaacaagaacaagtcCAGTACATGCATTCAAGTCAAAATGAattctatggtgatacttacaaccCCTCATGAACGAATcaccccaacctcagatggggagacactcacaaccaaaaccaacaaccatggcagagGAACTCAACCCAAAATAACccaagaaacaaccaaaattACAACCAGCagcaaactaaccaaaacacttacaGAAAACCTCAAAATAACTACCCCAATCTCAACCAGTACCAATCCAATAACCAACCTACCAACCAAAATGCTCATCATCCACCACCCACAGCTCACAACCCACCACAAGCACCACCTGAACCCCAAAGACTCACCAACTTGGAGACCTTGATAGACAAAATGATGAAACACCAggaaataataaacaaaaaccaTGAAGCATCACTAAAAagcctagagaggcagattgggcaaCTCTCCAAGCAAATTTCTGTTGAGAGACCTTCAAGCTCACTGCCCAGTGACACAATCCCAAATCccaaggaagaatgcaaggcaatacaattaaggagtgggagaaTGTTGATGAGCAACAATGACACTACAAAGAAACAAACAGAGAGCATCAAAGAACCAACAGAGGATGAGAAGCAAACAGAAGCAGATGAAGCTAAGGAGCAATTTGTGATGCCAAACAAAAGCACTGAGAAACTCAAAGAGAAGGACAACCAGCCACATAGCTCAAGGGAACTGACTCAGAGACAGCAGCAAATAGGAAAGAGCATCGCACCTCCactgccatatcctcagaggtTCAACAAAGAGGTTAAGGACCAGCATTTCCACAAGATCCTTGAGACCTTCAAGaagctagaaatcaatattccCTTGGccgaagcacttgagcaaatgcctctgtatgccaaatTTTTGAAGGAGCTtatcaataagaaaagaaattgGGATGAGAAGGAAACCGTATCACTCACTGAGGAATGCAGGGCCTTGATTCAAAAAGGGCTTCCTCCCAAGCTTGAGGACCCAGGGAGCTTCCTGTTGCCTTGCACCATTGGGGAAGTGACCATCACTAAAGCAATGTGCGATCTCGGAGCAAGTATTAATTTGATACCATCCTCCCTGGTGAAAAAGCTGCATATAGAA
Protein-coding sequences here:
- the LOC110277379 gene encoding uncharacterized protein LOC110277379, which encodes MMKHQEIINKNHEASLKSLERQIGQLSKQISVERPSSSLPSDTIPNPKEECKAIQLRSGRMLMSNNDTTKKQTESIKEPTEDEKQTEADEAKEQFVMPNKSTEKLKEKDNQPHSSRELTQRQQQIGKSIAPPLPYPQRFNKEVKDQHFHKILETFKKLEINIPLAEALEQMPLYAKFLKELINKKRNWDEKETVSLTEECRALIQKGLPPKLEDPGSFLLPCTIGEVTITKAMCDLGASINLIPSSLVKKLHIEEVKPVQMSLELVDKSMVHPRGVVENLLVKVDSFIYPADFVVLESDEDDSDSVILGRPFLATARAIIDIEKGELTLIIDVEEGELTLRMHDQSVTLKVLPEAQFSKEKKDYMKIDKGESQLKEENDKKSQGNIPKIRVVQIDEGVQEDIGVLATEKKGPQVKPTARKERSEVPKGSLRLEKKGQQKER